Proteins encoded by one window of Thermococcus sp. Bubb.Bath:
- a CDS encoding Tfx family DNA-binding protein, whose amino-acid sequence MSGKSFLTEHQIRILMLRAEGLKQSEIAEILGTSRANVSILERRALEKIEKARNTLLLWEQINSKISVEVKKGEDIFPVPEKLFKKADELGVKVPYSTAEIIAFLVEHAPIEDRLARRDFTLFLDRDGRLRVNECILEDFNGVREHNGGNDAV is encoded by the coding sequence ATGTCGGGAAAGAGCTTTCTGACCGAGCATCAAATTAGGATTCTGATGCTGAGGGCCGAGGGTTTAAAGCAGAGTGAGATAGCCGAGATTCTCGGAACGAGCCGGGCTAACGTTAGCATTCTGGAAAGGAGGGCCCTGGAGAAAATAGAAAAGGCGAGGAACACCCTTCTCCTCTGGGAGCAGATAAACTCAAAGATAAGCGTTGAGGTCAAAAAGGGCGAGGACATATTCCCAGTTCCGGAGAAACTCTTTAAGAAGGCCGATGAGCTTGGGGTAAAAGTCCCTTACAGCACCGCGGAGATAATAGCGTTTCTCGTGGAGCACGCCCCGATAGAGGACAGATTAGCCAGGAGGGACTTCACACTATTCCTGGACAGGGATGGTAGACTTCGCGTGAACGAGTGCATCTTAGAGGATTTTAATGGGGTAAGGGAGCACAACGGCGGTAACGACGCCGTTTAA
- the gdhA gene encoding glutamate dehydrogenase, translating into MVEQDPFEMAVRQLERAAQFMDISDEALAWLKRPMRILEVSVPLQMDDGSVKVFTGFRVQHNWARGPTKGGIRWHPAETLSTVKALATWMTWKCAVVDIPYGGGKGGIIVNPKELSEGEQERLARSYIRAVYDVIGPWTDVPAPDVYTNPKIMGWMMDEYETIMRRKGPAFGVITGKPLSIGGSLGRGDATAKGASYTIREAAKALGMDLKGKTIAIQGYGNAGYYMAKIMSEEYGMKVVAVSDSHGGIYNPDGLNADEVLEWKKKNGSVKDFPGATNITNEEILELDVDVLAPAAIEEVITEKNADKIKAKIVAEVANGPVTPEADEILREKGILQIPDFLCNAGGVTVSYFEWVQNINGYYWTLEEVYDRLDKKMTKAFWDVYNTHKEKNIHMRDAAYVVAVSRVYQAMKDRGWVKK; encoded by the coding sequence ATGGTTGAGCAGGACCCCTTTGAGATGGCGGTCAGGCAGCTCGAGAGGGCTGCGCAGTTTATGGACATAAGTGACGAGGCCCTTGCATGGCTCAAGAGGCCCATGAGAATTCTGGAGGTCAGCGTCCCGCTCCAGATGGACGACGGTTCCGTCAAGGTTTTCACCGGTTTCCGCGTCCAGCACAACTGGGCCCGCGGTCCGACCAAGGGCGGCATTCGCTGGCACCCTGCTGAGACCCTCAGCACCGTTAAGGCCCTCGCCACCTGGATGACCTGGAAGTGTGCCGTTGTTGACATCCCCTACGGTGGAGGCAAGGGCGGCATCATAGTCAACCCCAAGGAGCTCAGCGAGGGCGAGCAGGAGAGGCTCGCACGCTCATACATCCGCGCCGTTTACGACGTAATCGGCCCGTGGACCGATGTCCCGGCCCCGGACGTCTACACCAACCCGAAGATCATGGGCTGGATGATGGACGAGTACGAGACCATCATGAGGAGGAAGGGCCCGGCCTTCGGTGTCATCACCGGAAAGCCGCTCAGCATTGGCGGTTCACTCGGAAGGGGCGACGCCACCGCCAAGGGTGCCTCCTACACCATCCGCGAGGCTGCCAAGGCCCTCGGCATGGACCTCAAGGGCAAGACTATTGCCATCCAGGGTTACGGTAACGCCGGCTACTACATGGCCAAGATCATGAGCGAGGAGTACGGCATGAAGGTCGTCGCCGTCAGCGACAGCCACGGCGGCATCTACAACCCGGACGGCCTCAACGCAGATGAAGTCCTCGAGTGGAAGAAGAAGAACGGCAGCGTCAAGGACTTCCCAGGCGCGACCAACATCACCAACGAGGAGATCCTCGAGCTCGACGTCGACGTCCTCGCCCCGGCCGCCATCGAGGAGGTCATCACCGAGAAGAACGCCGACAAGATCAAGGCCAAGATCGTCGCCGAGGTTGCCAACGGTCCGGTTACCCCCGAGGCCGACGAGATACTTCGCGAAAAGGGCATTCTCCAGATTCCGGACTTCCTCTGCAACGCCGGCGGTGTCACCGTCAGCTACTTCGAGTGGGTCCAGAACATAAACGGCTACTACTGGACCCTTGAGGAGGTCTACGACCGGCTCGACAAGAAGATGACCAAGGCCTTCTGGGACGTCTATAACACCCACAAGGAGAAGAACATCCACATGCGCGATGCTGCCTACGTCGTCGCGGTCAGCAGGGTCTACCAGGCCATGAAGGACCGCGGATGGGTGAAGAAGTGA
- a CDS encoding DUF4389 domain-containing protein translates to MEALLRIPLAIVYGVILYVLGLAVGLVVLIQFFYTLILGKRHKGMARFANNYASLRYHILRYSSFATNERPLFGGPGWEEVLPCDFDRENRRKAYEELKDEFDQAF, encoded by the coding sequence GTGGAGGCCCTGTTGAGGATCCCGCTTGCAATAGTGTATGGCGTTATTCTATACGTACTAGGTCTCGCCGTTGGACTGGTGGTTCTAATCCAGTTCTTCTACACGCTCATACTCGGAAAACGACACAAGGGCATGGCACGGTTCGCCAATAACTACGCATCACTCCGCTATCACATCCTCAGGTACTCCAGCTTCGCCACCAACGAGAGGCCGCTCTTCGGGGGACCCGGATGGGAGGAGGTGCTCCCCTGCGACTTCGACAGAGAGAACAGGAGAAAAGCATACGAGGAGCTAAAGGACGAGTTCGACCAGGCGTTCTGA